Below is a genomic region from Elusimicrobiota bacterium.
AAATCGTAATTAAAATAGCGGTAGAGCTGATAAATCCGGGTTAAATCCCTAAGACAATACATCGTATATGGAAAAGCCAACACGACAGACCTTTGTCGTGTTCGTCTGCTATGCTAAATAAGGAGAAAAAATTGATCCAAAGAAGGTCTAAAACAGGGGCCTTGATTTGTATATACAAATGTATTACAATATTGGAGGCGGGATGCGCTGGGATATTGGGAAGAGCGAGCGGCTTAAGCGGGAGCGCGGGGTCTCTTTTGAGGAGATCATACATGCCGAACTTGTGGGCGTGTTAAAGCATTTAAAAAGGGCGAACCAGAATATCCTGCTTTTTCGGCACAAGGGTTATATCTGGGTAGTGCCGTATGTTTCACGCGATGGCGAAATATTTTTAAAGACGCTGTTCCCGAGCCGAAAGTATACGAGGCTGCTGGAGAAGGGTGAACTCTAATGAAAAAAATCAAGCTGGGTAAAACGGAACTCGCCGCGGAGAAGGCGCTTCTGCGCGGGGAATATGTGCCTGCCGGCGCGGTCGAAATCCGCGGGATAGCCAGGGCTATCGCCGCACGCAGAAAAGACGCCGTGTTGAATATCCGCGTCAACAGTGAAGATTTAACCCATCTCAAGCAAAAAGCCCAGAAACTGGGCGTTCCTTATCAGACCTTCATCTCCGAAATACTCCACCACTACGCGGACTGAAGAAATGAGGTCAGCCACCCAACGATACTAATAGCAAAAGGTAGCGTCTACCTTTTGTGGTGGGTGGAAAGTCGCCCGGTGTTAATGGTATAAACATGAAAATATTTAGTGCGTTATCGCCGTTCGCGGGCTTGTAAAGACGGGGGAAACTTGATAACTTATCCGTATGAACGCGGTAAACGTAACGGACCTCGTTAAAAAGTACAAGAGCGTTGAAGCCGTCAAAGGCGTGAGTTTCAATGTGCATGAAGGCGAAATATTCGCCCTGGTCGGCCCCAACGGGGTCGGAAAATCCACCACTCTAAAAATACTGGCCACTATACTACTGCCGACCTCCGGCCGGGCCGAGGTGTTCGGCCTGGACACCGTCAAGGACGCGGCCGAGGTCAGAAAAATAATAAGCTATCTGCCCGAAGAAGCGGGCGCCTATAAAAACCTCACCGGCCACGAATACCTCCATTTCATGGCTTCCGTGTTCCTGCGCGACGGAGAAAAGGCCGCCGCGGCGGTCCGCTACGGCGCCGAGCTTTGCGGGCTGAAGGACAGGCTTAAGGAAAAGATAAAAACATACAGCAAAGGCATGGCCAGGAAGCTCCTGCTTTCACGGGCCGTGATGATAAAGCCGAAACTGGCCATACTTGACGAGCCGACGAGCGGACTTGACATAATCAACGGCTACGAGATACGGCGGACCATAAAACAGCTCGCTTCCGAGGGAATGAGCTTCATTATTTCCAGCCACAACATGCTGGAAATAGAATTCCTTTCCGACAGGATAGGAATGATAAACAGGGGCGTGATACTGGCCTGCGACACGCCGGCCGCGCTGAAGGCGCATTTCGCCACGGACAATCTGGAGGAGGTCTTCATAAAATTGGCGCAATGAACATCTTCCTCATACTGGTCAAAAAAGAGATAAAAGAGCTTCTCACCCGCCAGCTCGTAATATCCATAGCGGCGATGCTCTTTGTTTTCAATCTGATAGGCAAGTTCACCGGCGAGCAGACCAAAGCGTCGGCCGCGCATAACAGCGTGGTTGTGACGGACATGGACCGTTCCGCCCTATCAGGGGCTGTTATCGGCGCTTTGGGAAAAGCGGGCTACAAAGTGATACCGGCGGGCGCGGAGGAAGCGCTTTTCTCTCCCGAATACTCCGGCGAGAGCTCTTTTATAACGCTGCCCGCCGGCATGCAGAAGACGCTGGACGCCGGCGGGAAGCCGGAGGTCGGATTCTACTCCAAGTTTAAAACGAGCGTGACCGGCATGGGCGCGGCGCTGTCGGCTTCCAGGGTAGGCAAAACCATATCCCGCGTTAACGCCGAACTGAGCGATTACGCAATAAAAAAGAGGGCCCCGTCGGCCGACGCCGCTTTCCTCAAAGAGCCGATGTCCGCCGCGGAATTCGTGGCTGTCGGCGGCGCCGTCGCCAGGGTGCCGGTGTCGCAGGTAACGGCTTTCGCGCAGTCGCAGACCTATTTTTTCCCCATAGCGGTGTTCTTTATTGTGATGCTGTCGGCGCAGATGGTCATGACGGCGGTGGCGAGCGAAAAAGAGAACAAGACGCTGGAGACGCTTTTAAGCTCCCCCATCGACAGGCGGATGCTGGTGGTGTCCAAGCTCGCGGCTTCGGCATTCATCGCATCGCTCCTTTCGGCGGCGTATATGCTGGGCATGCGCTCGTTCATGTCGGGGGTGACCGGCGGGGCGGGCCCGGTGGCGGCTTCCACGCGCGCCGCCCTTGCAAAACTCGGTCTGTTAATAACGCCCCAGGGCTACCTGCTGATAGGGGTGTCGGTGCTGTTCTGCATTCTCTGCGCGCTGTCCATAGCTTTTATACTGGGGGCGCTCGCCGACGACCTGAAAAGCGTGCAGGGGATGATGACTCCGCTTATGATGATGCTTATGCTCTCCTATCTCCTGCCGATGTTCGTGGACATAAACAGCGCGTCGTTCGGCCTCAAATTTCTGCTCTACGCTATTCCGTTCACGCACGCTTTCATAGCTCCCCAGAACGTCATGGCGGGCAATAACGCCAATGTAGTATGGGGAATAGCTTACCAGGCGGCGGTGTTCGCCGTGTTCGTGACCGTGGCGGGCCGGCTTTTCTCCGGGGAATCTCTTTTAACCTTTAAACTGCGTTTCGGGAAAAAATAAATCAAACAGGTGTTGACCTATTTTTTATTAGCGGGACAGCCTGGCGGCAACTTTGTGGACATGACATATAACCCTAAACTTTTTTGCGGCCGGCCGGGGAATTCAGGAAAAAGATCACATATATTCCGTAAATTAATCTGCCTCGCGCGGGGGGAAGCCTTTGTGTTCGCGGCGGCGGCCCTGCTTGTTTCCGCTTTCTCGGAGGGCGCGGCTGCGGCGCCGTTGCGCTTCGCTCTCATAGAGAACGAACCAACCGAGGTCACGCTCCAGTTAGTTCAGGCGATAGAGCGCGTTCTGCGCGAAGCCGGCGCCGATGCGACGCTTGATTCCGTTGACGAGCTGCCGTGTTCATTTGCCGGCCCGGATTATTATCTGCGCCTGTCCACGGGCGCCGCACCGTCCGGGACCGCGGTACTTGAATCCGATTCGGAGATCATATTTGTCTATCCGCCGGTTGCATCCCTCATAGCGGCGCTCAAAAAAGCCGCGGCAAATCCCGCTACGTTCCGGATGCCGGATTCCAGGCCTTTGAACGAATCCCAGGCGGAAACCGATGTCGGAACCACGCCCGATCCTGAGGCTTCCGTCATTGCGCATGCCAAACTATATCACCCGGTTTCGGGACGCCTGCGCACGGGACTTGCCGCCTACTACCGCCTGCATTGGAAGGGGGGCGATGTCACTATAGTGATGGTCGGGCGCAGCTATGGCGGTATCGGGCGGCTGTCCGCCGCGGCGGCGCAGGAGGCCGCGAAAGGCCCGCTCATAGGCCTTGCGCGCGGAGGGACTTTCGGCGCGGATGATTCGGACGCGCGCGGCCGCGCCGCGCTGGAGATGCTTGAGCGCGCGGGGCTGAAGTTTTCAGCCGTTTCAGCTTCGGAAATAGAGAACTGGCCCGCGCTTGAGGCTTACCGCCGTGAGCGCCCCGCCGGGATACAGTATTTATCGGCGAACCTCGTTTTTTCAACCGCATCCGAGCGGACTATATTGCCGCCGTACGCGGTCTTTTCAGTTCCCGGCGCGCGCGTGGCCGTTGTCGGCCTCACACCGGCGTGGGCCGGACGGCTGCTCAAGCCCGCAAAGCTGGCGGACTTTAAAATTGAAGAGCCCGTTGCCGCGGTCAAGGCGCTGATACCGCGCCTGCGCGCGGAGGCCGACATTGTAATCGTCCTTTCACCATTGGACGCGACCGACAACGCGCGCCTGGCCACTACAACGCGCGGCCTTGACCTGATATTCGCGGATGACGCGCCGTTTTTGACTTTTACTCCGCCCCCCGCGAGCGCTTTTGAACAGTCCGGCCGGCAGCAATTTGCCAATACACTGCCGCCCGTGTACGCTTACTGGCCCGCGCTCAATATCGTTGAGGTGGAGCGCCGCGCCGACGGGGACCGCGTAATGTGGAAGATGGCTCAAAGCGCGCGCCTGCTGGACGACGAGGTGGAGCTCGCCGCCGATTCACCGGAGCCCGCTCTAAAATTCCTGGAAGTCGCCCGTTCAACCGATGTCCCTATACTGCCGTCAGCGCGCGAGGTCTTTCCTCAGTCCGAGCGCGCCGGCCTGCCGGTTTACGAATCTCGCGACTTTTGGACGCTTGCGGCCGCGGTGCTCGCTTGGCGCGCCCGGGCTGAGGCCGCCCTCTTACCCGCGCCGGGGCTGCAGACTCCAACCGTCGGAGCGGTGCGCGAGAGCTTTGTGCGCCAGTGGCTTGGCCCCGCCGACGAGGCAGTGCTGGCGCATATACCCGGCTCGCAGCTTAAATCGCTTTTCGACGAGGCCGCCGGGCAGAAAAAGCGGGAGGCCGCCGGCCAGCCCTCCGGCGGACGGATACGCATGGCGATTTCGGGCTTTGACTCGGAAAAAGGGCTTGTGAGCGGAGTACCGTTCAATGAGAAGGATACCTATCTTCTTGCGACTTCCCGCAGCGCGGCCGAGGCTCTCGGCTTGCCGGCGCCCTACGCGCCGCTCAGGGACGCGCCGACCGTCGCGGCCGCAGTTATTGACGGACTGCGCGCTCTTTCCGGGACCGCAACGCTTGCGGATTGGCGTTCATGGATGACCGGCAAACCGGTCAGCGAGCACGGTCTCTGGCGGGTCAATTTCCGCGATATAGGCCTGAATCTGCGCCAGGTAGGCGTTGACCGCCCGGCCGGCTTTGACCAGGTGCCGAATTCGCGCATACAGGGTTTCAATGAGCTGACTATCGGCGGAACCCTCAAGACCGATGTCGAGTATCTGCGCAGCGAATACAAGTGGACCACCACGCTTGAGATGGATTACGCGAAGGACCGCCTGAGCCCGCGCAATGCGCCGACGATTACAAACCTTGCCGCCAACCGTATTATGCTGCTGACCCTCGCCACGCGGCGCGTGGGAGGCACCCCGTATGGCTGGCTCGCCGGCGCCTGGGGCCCCTCGCTCGGCCTGCAGGCCGACGGCGAATTTCAGGCCGTGCCCGGCCTGCGCAGAAAGCAGGTCTACAGCGTTTTCCCCGGCGTTGAATTCTATGACGGCTCGGTGGTAAAGACCCTTGAACTTACGGCGGACATCAAGCGCGATCTCTCGCGCGATCCGCCGAACACCCAGACCGGTCTCCGCGTGAGGGCCCTTGTTTCAGCGCCGTTCGGCCCCGGCGGCGCGAAGCTGGAAGGGGAATTTTGGAATAACTACTTTTTTTCTGCGCACGGCGACAGCCCGACAGACCTGCGCGTGGAGGGCGACGCGAACGCGAGGCTCAGCATTCCGGTTCACAGGCATCTGTCCATCGCGCCGTTCGTGGATCTCTACTGGTTCTCGTTGAAGACGCGCCCGCTTTGGGGATACAGTCTGATGACCGGCGTCTCGCTCCGTTTCTCGCGGTTATGGAAGCCGCAGTACGAGTAGAAAATAGGATGAATAATAAAAAACCCTGGTTAATTGTGCTTCTGGTTCTTTTCACGGGGCCGGCGGCTTTTTCCGCCGGGAAGAAAGCGGAGCTGTTCTCGCGCGCGGATGTGGCCGCGATAAAAAAAATAGAACCCCGGCTGCGCGGGGCGTATCTGGATATATTTCAAAGCAGCTCGAACCCGGTGGCCGCTGAAACGGCGGGGTTCCTGAAAGAGCATCCGGAAATATCCTTCAGGATAGGGCTTACGGACGACGAGACCGCGCTGAACTGGTGCAACAGCAAAGGAAAGACCGTTTACACGGACAGCAGGTATCTGAAAAAGTACTGGCGGCTCGGCAGGCTTGCGGGGAATGAAAAGGTGTTCCGGAGTTTTATCCGGGAGAACGCGGCTTTTATCGCGCATGAATTGACGCATATGCGGATATCGTTCGAGTGGCCCTATTATAAACTGGACCCCGTCAAGCTGGGCCGCAGGCCCCTGACCGCGGAATGGAACCTGCGCTATTCCAACGCCGGCGAATATCTGGCGTATCTTGTCGAGCAGACCTATGTAGGATTTGAAATGGCCCGGACGCCCCGCTTTGTCTCCCGGATGGCCAACCCCTCTTACAAATGGAGATGGGAATATTACTCCGCCGACCCGGAAAAATACTGCCGGAAAGTTCTGAACATCCCCTGTTCGGAAGCCGGATTGGAAGATATCAAAGAACCGCTCTATCCCGAGCTTGACGACTATTACAAGTCCAAAATCCAACAGTATAAAGTACTCCGGGCGGAGCTTCTGTCCCGAAAAAAACATTGAAATCCCGGTAAAGTAAGAGGCGCGATATTATCTTTTTTATTGTTGCACCATTTAAGTCTTTTGTGGTAGATTTAAGATCGTCCCTCATATTATTTTACACATTGGGAGCTATATGCGAAAAACGGTAAAACTGGCGTTAATTACCATAGTTCTGACCGGTGGAACTCTGGCCGCGCAGCAACAATTTGTCTCACCGGAACCCGGAAAAGAAGCTTTCTATAAATTTTACAACCAGGCTATAAACGCCCATATGACAAGCAAGTTCAGGGATGCCGAAGCCTCTTATTACGCTGCCATGACGGAGGCGGTAAAATTGCCCGGAGCAACATGGGAATATGGACGGTCAAGTGTGCTGTTCGCAACGGCGTACCATATACACGGGTATCTGCCCGAAGCGGAAAGGTTTTACCGGGAAAGCCTGGACTATAACTGCAAGAACAATCCTGAAGGGTGCTTCATGGGAATATCCGGCCTGGGCAGGCTATATCTTCAGCAGAACAAGCTTGGCAAGGCCGGACCTTTCCTTGAGCAAGGATTAATATTGTCGCGGCGGGAAGAGGAGAACGTCGAAGAAAAATATAGTACTGCCGATGCTTTATCCGCATTGGCGGAATTTAATGAAAAAAAGGGGAATCTAAAAAACGCGGAAATTTTTTACAACAAAGCGGTCGCAATATTCCATAACAAGGAGACCGCTTTTCCGTTTCAGGTTTTGGACGCCGAACTTATGGACTCTTACCCTATTATTCTCTATAAAACCGGGGAATTTTACCGCAGGCAGGGAAATATAAAAGCGGCGAACAATTTTTATACCCGCGCCCTGCGCGCCTGGACCAACTGGACGGAACTGGACTCCAGGCCGGCGTTAAAAGCCCGCGTTCTTGATTATAAGGGACGCACCTTGAAAGCTTTGGGTGACAGGAGCGAGGCCGCTGAGAACATAAGCAGCGCCCTTCGGCTGTACAAAACGCTCTATAGAGCCAAAGATTATCGTATTGTGGAAGCCGGCGCGCAATCAGCCGCGCTTAAAAAATAACCGCCGGCGGCGCACACGCCTGAGCCCCCTCCCGGATCACGGGGAAAAAGGCGGCAGGTTATTGTTTTATGTCTGTTAAAAATCCGCATATTAAACGCCTGGACCCTTACAGGCTTGAGATAAGCCCTTCCTATAAGCGGGGCATGAACGCCGCCGCCGTCATTTACGCAGACTCCGCAATAGAAGAGTTCATTGAAGCCGAAGCCCTGGAGCAGGCGGCAAACACCGCTACTCTGCCGGGTCTGGCCGGGCGGGCCC
It encodes:
- a CDS encoding ABC transporter ATP-binding protein, which translates into the protein MNAVNVTDLVKKYKSVEAVKGVSFNVHEGEIFALVGPNGVGKSTTLKILATILLPTSGRAEVFGLDTVKDAAEVRKIISYLPEEAGAYKNLTGHEYLHFMASVFLRDGEKAAAAVRYGAELCGLKDRLKEKIKTYSKGMARKLLLSRAVMIKPKLAILDEPTSGLDIINGYEIRRTIKQLASEGMSFIISSHNMLEIEFLSDRIGMINRGVILACDTPAALKAHFATDNLEEVFIKLAQ
- a CDS encoding antitoxin; protein product: MKKIKLGKTELAAEKALLRGEYVPAGAVEIRGIARAIAARRKDAVLNIRVNSEDLTHLKQKAQKLGVPYQTFISEILHHYAD
- a CDS encoding tetratricopeptide repeat protein; translation: MRKTVKLALITIVLTGGTLAAQQQFVSPEPGKEAFYKFYNQAINAHMTSKFRDAEASYYAAMTEAVKLPGATWEYGRSSVLFATAYHIHGYLPEAERFYRESLDYNCKNNPEGCFMGISGLGRLYLQQNKLGKAGPFLEQGLILSRREEENVEEKYSTADALSALAEFNEKKGNLKNAEIFYNKAVAIFHNKETAFPFQVLDAELMDSYPIILYKTGEFYRRQGNIKAANNFYTRALRAWTNWTELDSRPALKARVLDYKGRTLKALGDRSEAAENISSALRLYKTLYRAKDYRIVEAGAQSAALKK
- a CDS encoding ABC transporter permease — protein: MNIFLILVKKEIKELLTRQLVISIAAMLFVFNLIGKFTGEQTKASAAHNSVVVTDMDRSALSGAVIGALGKAGYKVIPAGAEEALFSPEYSGESSFITLPAGMQKTLDAGGKPEVGFYSKFKTSVTGMGAALSASRVGKTISRVNAELSDYAIKKRAPSADAAFLKEPMSAAEFVAVGGAVARVPVSQVTAFAQSQTYFFPIAVFFIVMLSAQMVMTAVASEKENKTLETLLSSPIDRRMLVVSKLAASAFIASLLSAAYMLGMRSFMSGVTGGAGPVAASTRAALAKLGLLITPQGYLLIGVSVLFCILCALSIAFILGALADDLKSVQGMMTPLMMMLMLSYLLPMFVDINSASFGLKFLLYAIPFTHAFIAPQNVMAGNNANVVWGIAYQAAVFAVFVTVAGRLFSGESLLTFKLRFGKK
- a CDS encoding toxin, whose amino-acid sequence is MRWDIGKSERLKRERGVSFEEIIHAELVGVLKHLKRANQNILLFRHKGYIWVVPYVSRDGEIFLKTLFPSRKYTRLLEKGEL